AGAAGCACAAACCACATATGTATTTACTGTTGAAGAAGAAGAGATGAATTTTCAATATGGCGATAATGaaaattttatcgatttatcgTTGAACTCTCAATTTCCAACCCAAATTCCAATCTCTAATAACACATCAACTTCAACAGAACTGAATTCAAAAAAGTCTCGTGGTGGAAAGTTTAGTATAGACGAGGATCTCCTCATCGTATCATCATGGCTGAATATAAGTTTAGATGCCGTGCAAGGAAACGAACAAAAGCACAAGACATATTGGGCGCGTTTATGGGAATACTTTCACAAATATAAAAACTTTCCGTCCGAACGCACGCAACTTTCTCTGATGAATCGGTGGTCTACGATTCAATTAGCTACCAATAAATTTTGTGGTTGCTATGCTCAAATTGAATCAAGGCATCAAAGTGGTGTAAATGAGCAAGACAAGGTATTTATCGCTAGTTTTAATTGTGTTGGTACTGTTCTTTGGTTTGTTATTGTTCTATATTTTCTGTGttgttttgttctttttttgtatttttcagttttttttttctttttttcagaTTGCTAATGCAAAATTCTTATATCAACAactgaataaaattaaatttcagtttGAACATTGTTGGAATATATTAAGGCTTCAACCAAAATGGATGGAAGATTGCCAAAAGAAAAAaccaataaaaaagaaagatatAGATAACGTTGTCAATCTCAACACTAGTTCAGAGACTGAAATAAATTCCAGAGATGATAATATTGCAAACTCTAATTTTGTGGACCTAGAACGACCACCCGGAAGGAAAGCTGAAAAGGATAAAAAGAAACGGAAGCTTAAAGATATGGAAATTGACTCAACGAGTTCATATGTGAATTTATTACAAGAGATGAGGGATGAGAAAAAgcaatttaatgaaaaaaaattagaaatgtttGAAAAGGCATATGTTCAAGGACAAAACAAACTTGATTATCAGAAAGAAAAGTTGCGATTAGAACAAATAAAGGAAGATGAAAGGATGATGGCTACGGATATAACTGGGATGCCTGAAATGCTAGCGAACTTTTATATTCAATGTCAAAAGGAAATCATTGAAAGAAGATCTAAAAACTACTAAATGCTATTTTTGATAGTTCAAGAAGACGTGTGCAATTTTCAGGTATGTTTATGGTGTTGTGtagtttattttttacaaaagtttaattaaattttttttgactCCATGTTATCGGTGACAGAAATATTGGCATTTGCAAGAGGCTAACGAGTTGCTGGATTTTTGATAATCACAACCAGGGTATTGGAGCTATGGTCTCAGAATCAACAATGGAGCCGGATCAGAAAGCTTTCTAAAAAAACTTGAATTGCTTATATTAAGTATTTTGTTTTTGTGAACCTTCTACTACTAGTTATTATGTTCTAAGGTTTTTATGAACCTTCTGCTACTAGTTATTatgttttttatctttttgtttcTAATAGAACCTTAGATGATCGATATAGAACTTTACTTTCTGTCTTACTATGCAGTGGTCACTGTTGTAAGCTATTTTGCAGCTTTGCGAGTATGTCTTAGTGATCATGAGCTTGGCTTGTTTATTATTCATGGTATTCGTAATTAAACCGCATCTCGTTTTTATTCTAATAGCTATGATGTTAGTAAGGTCAGCGATGAACATTTGACAGTTCTATTTAAGAGTACTTGATTTcagaaatatataatttttatgttaTGATTAGACTGTTAGATTAGAGGAATTCTTATTGTTGTTTCAAGTACTGTGCTAGAAATGAATTCTGAAGAGTTATTTGATGACTATAGGTAGTTTTGCTGAATGTTTAAGGCATAACAAAGTCAAAATTGGATGATATGGCAAATGTATGgacatttttaaattatggaGAATGATAGAGAAAGAATATGACATATTTTTCTGTTATGAACTTTGCTGGATATGAAAACTACAATTAAAAAGTAATGCTAAATATGATTTGTCATGACTTGTGATTCTTGTTTTGCTAAATTCTTTGACAtgacttttgtttttttttctttccataTATATGTTATGTATTAGGCTcatttaagaaaattaattcGGTCATTTTTTCTTATCTTTTTGTTCTTCAGTTTTTGCAGTGTAATATTGAGTGTGCTCTTTTGTCATTCCAAGTGCTTCACAAATATTGAGTGTGATAAATATGCAGGTACAAAGAGGTGTTTATGAATGTAGGAGTATCTTAAGGGGATTGTGCCAAAATAGTTAGACAGGGTTACTTTATAATACAACTAAACTTGACAGTATGAAATACCAAaatttagaaatgaattttttagacattatgaaacaaacatGTACGCTGCAGCAGAATTGCTTATTTCCTTAAAGTTGAATCCCAACTGATTCATGTTGCATTGAATACACATTGTTGTGCATGTGAAGATGCTACTAGTAAAGTATGCTTATCAAATAATAACTAAACTTTTCACTGTCATGGAGTTTACAATGGAAGTATTCATAATTAACCATCTGAGTTCCAAGTTGGgatatttaaagaaaaataaagtacagAATTTGCAATTATTATGTAGATGACTGTTCATAATAATAAGTAAACTtggctatttttttttatctgagaATCTTAGATACTAAATTGAATTGCTTAATAAATTGAATAACTACCAAGTGCTTACATCCAATGTAGTTCCTCTCTGCTGTACTGCCAACAAGAGCTTGTTTGTGTATTCAGACTGTGATTCAAAAAGTTCCAGAATCTcttcataataattataaacaaaataataactAGTTTCTACATATAATCAAACTAATTAAATCAGATATACAATCTTATTCATTTCTCATAACCCAAACACAgaattcaaacaaaaattaaaactaattcaaTAAAAACAACAGAAATATAGCTAATAACTAAATAAGAACACAAAAAAGAAtgaatatcaaataattaaaatagaaataaacaaaaatctaAGAACACTACTGTTTATATATGACGTCCATGTATTTCCCATATATGTTCGATTAGATCTTGTTGTAGTTGAGAATGAATATCTCTATCCCTAACGCGTTGATGGCATTGAATGAACTCTGACATCTCTGCTGTATGGTCATGTGAAATTGAAATATCTGGAATTGCATCAAATGTGTCGTAATTATAATCTAAGTTTTGAATATGTCTCTCATCTTCAATAATCATATTATGTAATGTAATGCAAGCTTTCATAATATCTTTTAGAGTTTCACGATGCCAAAAACGTGCTGGTCCACGCACAATGGCAAACCTTGATTGCAATACTCCAAATGCTCGTTCGACATCTTTTCTTGTTGACTCGTGAGCTGCAGCAAATTGTCTATGCTTATGACTTTGTGGAAATGGAATTGTTTTCACAAATGTTGACCATGAAGGATAAATGCCATCAGCAAGATAGTACCCCATTGAATAATCGTGGCCATTGACTGAATAGTTAGCTGGAGGGGATCGTCCTTCAACAAGTTCTGAAAATACAAAAGATCGATCTAACACATTTATATCATTATGTGACCCTGGTAGTCCAAAGAATGCATGCCATATCCAAAGATCATGTGAAGCTATAGCTTCAAGAATTATAGTTGGCTCTCGAACATGGCCAACATACATTCCTTTCCATGCAACTGGACAATTTTTCCATTTCCAATGCATACAGTCAATACTTCCTAACATCCCAGGAAATCCACGACTTTCATTATCTTTTAACAATCTATCAGTATCCATTTTATTTGGAGACCTCATGTACTTCtctgaaaaaattgaaattattgctttaacaaatttttttagACTTTCAATGGCAGTACTCTCACCAATTCTTACGTATTCATCAACATAGTCTGCTGTAACTCCATAAGCAAGCATTCGCAACGCAGCAGTGATCTTTTGAAGAGAAGACAAACCTAAATGTCCAGTTGCATctcttttttgaataaaatatggATCATGAGCTTCTATAGCAGATTGAATACGCAGAAATAGAGGTCGACTCATTCGAAATCTCCTTCTAAATAAATTTGGAGAATATACAGGATTATCTCCAAAATAGTCATGAAAAAGCTTATTGTGTCCATGAACTCGGTTACGCAAAATAACAGTATGACCAAAAACTGAACCTCCATGTcgtgatatttttctttttttgttgagCAACTCTCCAATGGTAGATATTGTAATCTCCATATCATCATCTGAATCAGAATCATTAAGAATGAAACTAATCAAATTAGAAGAAAACATGAACAAGTAAACAATATATAAGATAAAAAGGTTATAGAGAAGTCTGTGTttgatttttgtaaaaaatggCTTCTCTGATTGATATAGGTAATTTAGATTTGTCTTTTTGTGTTAATGGTAACTGAAACCAATAATTAAAGTTTCagattttgttttcaaaaatagaACGATTGATTTCCTGTTGAATGTGGAGGGAAAAAGAAGAGGGAAACTAAATTTAGAAAAAAcgaaaattgaaaatgaaaaaaggattaaaatttaaagagtgTGTTGGACTCAAATAGATATTTTAGCTCTTTAAATTATAGATactctctattttaaaaaagatactCTTTAAAATAGAGATTAGCcttggagatgctctaacacaagaatatagaaataattttttaaaagaatatacaattttttttaaataatgtacctgaattatttttatagttaaacTGAATAAACTCATGTCTATATTTTTTTGCACCGGCCTAGTATTTCTTCATCTCAAATTGATACATGTATTTTTATTTgcatttataataatcatatatcttcattaattataataaaatatattaaaatatatatattaaatttaaaagacaaGAATTATTACCATACTAAATAAAGTAAATGTGACATTGTgtaaattcattaattttattttgtaaaataaaaaataaattatattattgttgtgTTATACTAATTTGAAACGGACGAAGTATGATTAACTGACCTATACTTTACGTCACTAGAGATGAAATTACTGAGAGTATGAGTTGTTAAATACGTTATGAACTCAACAAAGGCAGTGAAGATACCATTCACAATTTTACAtcaaattaatacaaaaaatgTTTACGTGTAAATTGTAAACGCCTACAAAAGTGAAATCCAAAGAGCCACCTTTTACCTAATTATTACCTATTTTCATATTCCAAATTATTGTTTCCGTTTCCTCATTACCGGCATTCCCAGTTTCCCGGTTCGCAATGGTTACGTCTTTTTACATTTCTAGTTTACACGTGTTACGTTATCACAGTACCAGGTCATCACCCCACTCTTCTCATCCTTCCATATATATTAAACCCTTCCCCTTCATATATTTCATTTCAATTCTTCTTCACcttcaaaaccaaaccaaccaaaaacaagaaaaccctAATCTTTCACTAATCCAAGAAAATAAAATCTTTTGTTTCTTGAATTACAAGTCTTTAATATACAGagtctttttaatatatatatatatatgagagacgaagaaaaatatcaaaacatcACCAAAATGGTTGCTTCACGCCTCAAAAATGGTGTTAACCGTCCAAAATTCGGTGCACTTTTACAGTCTGATCATCTTGCCAACTTTCATAAGCAAGATGATGAGCTTTCTAGCCCTAGATACTCAAACAGTAGCAACGGCACACCAACGAGCGGCGACGGCGAGGGATCTCCTTATTTTATGTCACCTAGCTGGAGCCAGCCTTCTCCTTATACTAAATCTCCATGGCTAATACCATCTCCGATGGTGAACCATAATATTGGTAACCATGGTCTTATTGGCTCCATTGTACGGGAAGAAGGCCATGTTTATTCTCTTGCAGCTTCTGGTAATTTGTTGTATACTGGCTCAGACAGCAAGAATATACGAGTGTGGAGGAATTTGAAGGAGTTTTCGGGGTTTAAATCTAATAGCGGCTTAGTTAAAGCCATTGTTATACACGAAGGAAAGATTTTCACCGGTCATCAAGACGGAAAAATCAGAATCTGGAAGATTTCAGCTAAAAACCCTAGCGTTTACAAAAGAATCGGAAGCTTACCAACTTTTAAAGACTACATAACTAAATCAGTTAACCCGAAGAACTACGTTGAAGTCCGTCGCCACCGGAACGTTCTACGGATTCGGCATTTTGATGCAGTTTCTTGCTTGAGCT
This window of the Mercurialis annua linkage group LG5, ddMerAnnu1.2, whole genome shotgun sequence genome carries:
- the LOC126681984 gene encoding uncharacterized protein LOC126681984: MFSSNLISFILNDSDSDDDMEITISTIGELLNKKRKISRHGGSVFGHTVILRNRVHGHNKLFHDYFGDNPVYSPNLFRRRFRMSRPLFLRIQSAIEAHDPYFIQKRDATGHLGLSSLQKITAALRMLAYGVTADYVDEYVRIGESTAIESLKKFVKAIISIFSEKYMRSPNKMDTDRLLKDNESRGFPGMLGSIDCMHWKWKNCPVAWKGMYVGHVREPTIILEAIASHDLWIWHAFFGLPGSHNDINVLDRSFVFSELVEGRSPPANYSVNGHDYSMGYYLADGIYPSWSTFVKTIPFPQSHKHRQFAAAHESTRKDVERAFGVLQSRFAIVRGPARFWHRETLKDIMKACITLHNMIIEDERHIQNLDYNYDTFDAIPDISISHDHTAEMSEFIQCHQRVRDRDIHSQLQQDLIEHIWEIHGQTSYYFVYNYYEEILELFESQSEYTNKLLLAVQQRGTTLDHLHMHNNVYSMQHESVGIQL
- the LOC126683145 gene encoding glutathione S-transferase T3-like → MNFQYGDNENFIDLSLNSQFPTQIPISNNTSTSTELNSKKSRGGKFSIDEDLLIVSSWLNISLDAVQGNEQKHKTYWARLWEYFHKYKNFPSERTQLSLMNRWSTIQLATNKFCGCYAQIESRHQSGVNEQDKIANAKFLYQQLNKIKFQFEHCWNILRLQPKWMEDCQKKKPIKKKDIDNVVNLNTSSETEINSRDDNIANSNFVDLERPPGRKAEKDKKKRKLKDMEIDSTSSYVNLLQEMRDEKKQFNEKKLEMFEKAYVQGQNKLDYQKEKLRLEQIKEDERMMATDITGMPEMLANFYIQCQKEIIERRSKNY